Proteins from one Pseudomonas grandcourensis genomic window:
- the ycaC gene encoding isochorismate family cysteine hydrolase YcaC: MTTSYKRLDKDNAAVLMVDHQAGLLSLVRDIDPDRFKNNVLALADLAKYFKLPTILTTSFETGPNGPLVPELKALFPDAPYIARPGQINAWDNEDFVKAIKATGKKQLIIAGVVTEVCVAFPALSALAEGFEVFVVTDASGTFNELTRESAWNRMTAQGAQLMTWFGLACELHRDWRNDIEGLGTLFSNHIPDYRNLMTSYSALANSK, translated from the coding sequence ATGACTACTTCCTACAAGCGTCTGGACAAGGACAACGCCGCGGTTCTGATGGTTGATCACCAGGCGGGCCTGCTGTCACTGGTGCGCGACATCGACCCGGATCGTTTCAAGAACAACGTGCTGGCCCTGGCCGACCTGGCCAAGTACTTCAAGCTGCCGACCATCCTCACCACCAGTTTCGAAACCGGCCCGAACGGCCCACTGGTGCCCGAGCTCAAGGCACTGTTTCCGGACGCGCCGTACATCGCTCGCCCCGGCCAGATCAACGCCTGGGACAACGAAGATTTCGTCAAGGCAATCAAGGCCACCGGCAAGAAACAACTGATCATCGCCGGTGTGGTGACGGAGGTGTGCGTGGCGTTCCCGGCGCTTTCGGCCCTGGCCGAAGGTTTTGAGGTGTTCGTGGTCACCGATGCGTCCGGCACCTTCAACGAACTGACCCGCGAATCGGCGTGGAACCGAATGACCGCTCAGGGCGCGCAACTGATGACCTGGTTCGGCCTGGCCTGTGAACTGCACCGCGACTGGCGCAACGACATCGAAGGGTTGGGTACGCTGTTCTCCAACCATATTCCGGATTACCGCAACCTGATGACCAGCTACAGCGCGCTGGCCAATAGCAAGTAA
- a CDS encoding LysR family transcriptional regulator — MVEDLNTLYYFTQVVEHHGFAAAGRALDMPKSKLSRRIAELEERLGVRLLHRTSRHCSLTEIGQAYYQRCLAMRVEAESAAELIERNRSEPQGLVRVSCPTALLNSWVGPMLTRYLLKYPLVELFIESTNRRVDLIHEGFDIALRVRFPPLENTDMVMKVLGNSTQSVVGSPAFLSRLSTPASPADLSGLPSLHWGAAQREYQWELFGADGSTAMIRHAPRMVTDDLLALRHAAVAGIGIVHLPSVVVRDEIAAGQLVELVPGWAPKSGVIHAIFPSRRGLLPSVRTLIDFLGEEFSRSDIA, encoded by the coding sequence ATGGTGGAAGACCTCAACACCCTCTACTACTTCACCCAGGTGGTGGAGCATCACGGTTTTGCCGCGGCCGGCCGGGCACTGGACATGCCCAAGTCCAAGCTCAGCCGACGCATTGCCGAGCTTGAAGAGCGCCTCGGCGTGCGCCTGCTGCACCGCACCAGCCGGCATTGCTCATTGACGGAAATCGGCCAGGCCTATTACCAGCGCTGCCTAGCCATGCGGGTGGAGGCGGAAAGCGCCGCCGAACTGATCGAGCGCAACCGTTCCGAGCCTCAGGGCCTGGTGCGTGTCAGTTGCCCGACGGCGTTGCTCAATTCCTGGGTCGGGCCGATGCTGACCCGCTACCTGCTCAAGTACCCGCTGGTGGAGTTGTTCATCGAGAGCACCAATCGCCGGGTCGACCTGATTCACGAAGGCTTCGACATTGCCTTGCGTGTACGCTTTCCGCCGCTGGAGAACACCGACATGGTGATGAAGGTGCTGGGCAACAGCACCCAGAGCGTGGTTGGCAGCCCGGCCTTTTTATCGCGCCTGTCGACACCGGCCTCCCCGGCCGACCTCAGCGGCTTGCCGAGCCTGCACTGGGGCGCGGCGCAGCGCGAATATCAGTGGGAACTGTTCGGGGCCGATGGCAGCACCGCGATGATCCGGCATGCACCGCGCATGGTCACCGATGACCTGTTGGCCTTGCGCCATGCGGCGGTCGCCGGGATCGGCATCGTGCACCTGCCCAGTGTGGTGGTGCGCGATGAAATCGCCGCCGGGCAACTGGTGGAACTGGTGCCGGGCTGGGCACCGAAGAGCGGTGTCATCCACGCGATCTTCCCTTCACGCCGGGGCTTGCTGCCTTCGGTGCGCACATTGATCGATTTTCTCGGGGAGGAGTTCAGTCGCAGTGATATTGCTTAG
- the dkgB gene encoding 2,5-didehydrogluconate reductase DkgB: MSIPAFGLGTFRLQGQVVIDSVSTALALGYRVIDTAQIYENEADVGEAIAASGIAREELFITSKIWVANLAGDRLIDSLKESLRKLQTDYLDLTLIHWPSPDDQVPVEEFMGALLEAKRLGLTRKIGVSNFTIDLMKQAIAAIGAEHIATHQIELHPYLQNREVVEFARSQGIGITSYMTLAYGEVLKDPLIQQIAERLHATPAQVTLAWAMQSGYAVIPSSTRRANLESNLKARELTLSEADMALIATLDRGHRLTSPKGIAPNWD; the protein is encoded by the coding sequence ATGTCCATTCCCGCCTTCGGCCTGGGTACCTTTCGCTTGCAAGGCCAGGTGGTCATCGATTCGGTGAGCACCGCCCTGGCGCTCGGCTACCGGGTGATCGACACCGCACAAATCTACGAGAACGAAGCCGACGTCGGCGAAGCCATTGCCGCCAGCGGCATCGCCCGGGAAGAGTTGTTCATCACCAGCAAGATCTGGGTCGCCAACCTGGCCGGTGATCGCCTGATCGACAGCCTGAAAGAAAGCCTGCGCAAACTGCAGACCGACTACCTGGACCTGACCCTGATCCACTGGCCGTCGCCGGACGATCAAGTGCCGGTCGAAGAATTCATGGGCGCCCTGCTCGAAGCCAAACGCCTGGGCCTGACCCGGAAGATCGGCGTGTCCAACTTCACCATCGACCTGATGAAACAAGCGATCGCGGCCATTGGCGCCGAGCACATCGCCACCCACCAGATCGAACTGCACCCCTACCTGCAAAACCGTGAGGTCGTCGAGTTCGCGCGCAGCCAGGGCATCGGTATCACGTCGTACATGACCCTGGCTTACGGTGAAGTCCTCAAGGATCCGCTCATCCAGCAGATCGCCGAACGCCTGCACGCGACACCGGCGCAGGTCACCCTGGCCTGGGCCATGCAATCGGGTTACGCGGTGATCCCGTCTTCCACGCGCCGGGCCAACCTTGAAAGCAACTTGAAGGCTCGCGAGCTGACCTTGAGCGAGGCCGACATGGCCTTGATCGCAACGCTGGATCGCGGCCACCGCTTGACCAGCCCGAAAGGCATCGCACCGAACTGGGATTGA
- a CDS encoding MgtC/SapB family protein has protein sequence MQALNNLNLSSLLDTLVSLSAAFILGGLIGFERQYRQRTAGLRTNVLVAVGAAIFVDMANRLAGAEGAVRVVAYVVSGIGFLGAGVIMREEGNVRGLNTAATLWTSAAVGACAGADLLAEALLGTLFVLAANTLLRPIVNNINRQPLDVISAEVTNIVYVIARRTQQKSVLALLEAELERSNYPASDVDVHAFGADEIEIEATLATTSVDGDELDALVARISTSTLVVQAFWSPSTTE, from the coding sequence ATGCAAGCACTTAACAACCTCAACCTGAGCTCCCTGCTCGACACCCTGGTCAGCCTCAGCGCGGCCTTCATCCTCGGCGGCCTGATCGGTTTCGAACGCCAGTACCGGCAGCGCACCGCGGGCCTGCGCACCAACGTGCTGGTGGCGGTGGGCGCGGCGATTTTCGTCGACATGGCCAACCGGCTAGCCGGTGCCGAAGGCGCCGTGCGGGTCGTAGCCTACGTGGTTTCCGGCATCGGCTTTCTCGGTGCCGGGGTGATCATGCGCGAAGAGGGCAATGTGCGCGGCCTCAATACCGCCGCCACGCTCTGGACTTCGGCGGCGGTCGGTGCCTGCGCCGGTGCCGACCTGCTGGCCGAGGCACTGCTTGGCACCTTGTTTGTGCTGGCGGCAAACACGCTGCTGCGGCCGATCGTCAACAACATCAACCGTCAGCCGCTGGATGTGATTTCGGCGGAAGTCACCAACATCGTCTATGTCATTGCCCGACGCACGCAGCAGAAAAGCGTGCTGGCCTTGCTCGAAGCCGAACTGGAACGCAGCAACTATCCGGCCAGCGATGTCGATGTGCATGCCTTCGGCGCGGATGAAATCGAAATCGAAGCCACCCTGGCGACCACCTCGGTCGATGGTGATGAACTGGATGCGCTGGTGGCACGGATTTCGACCTCGACCCTGGTGGTGCAGGCGTTCTGGAGTCCGAGTACCACGGAGTAA
- a CDS encoding pirin family protein, which yields MKNIIGIYTSPRTHWVGDGFPVRTLFSYDNLGKHISPFLLLDHAGPAEFTPTSERRGVGQHPHRGFETVTIVYKGELEHRDSTGSGGKIGPGDVQWMTAASGILHEEFHSEGFAKSGGTLEMVQLWVNLPARDKMADPGYQTILDRDIPAIALKDNAGSLRLIAGEFDGHKGAARTFTPVDVWDIRLNAGKLLTLDLHEGRNTALVVLRGTVQVNGVESVRQGQLALFDRKGDQVTLEASEDAVVLLLSGEPIDEPIVGHGPFVMNTEQEIHQAFADFQSGRFGRMHA from the coding sequence ATGAAAAACATCATCGGTATCTACACCAGTCCACGGACCCATTGGGTTGGCGACGGTTTTCCGGTTCGCACGCTGTTTTCCTACGACAACCTGGGCAAGCACATCAGCCCGTTCCTGTTGCTGGATCACGCCGGCCCCGCTGAATTCACCCCGACCAGCGAGCGACGTGGCGTTGGTCAGCATCCTCATCGTGGCTTCGAAACCGTGACTATCGTTTACAAGGGCGAACTGGAGCACCGGGACTCCACCGGCAGTGGCGGCAAGATCGGCCCTGGCGATGTGCAATGGATGACCGCGGCCTCGGGGATCCTGCATGAAGAGTTTCACTCCGAAGGTTTCGCCAAAAGCGGTGGCACCCTGGAGATGGTGCAACTGTGGGTCAACCTGCCGGCCAGGGACAAAATGGCCGACCCCGGCTACCAGACGATTCTCGACCGTGACATCCCGGCCATCGCCTTGAAGGACAACGCCGGCAGCCTGCGCCTGATCGCCGGTGAGTTCGACGGCCACAAGGGCGCGGCGCGCACCTTCACCCCGGTCGACGTGTGGGACATCCGTTTGAATGCCGGCAAGTTGCTCACCCTTGACCTGCATGAAGGGCGCAACACCGCACTGGTTGTGCTGCGCGGCACGGTGCAGGTCAACGGCGTGGAATCGGTGCGTCAGGGGCAACTGGCCCTGTTTGACCGCAAGGGCGATCAGGTGACCCTTGAAGCCAGCGAAGACGCGGTGGTGCTGTTGCTCAGCGGCGAGCCGATCGACGAGCCGATCGTCGGCCACGGGCCGTTCGTGATGAACACCGAGCAGGAAATCCACCAGGCCTTCGCCGACTTCCAGTCCGGTCGCTTCGGCCGGATGCACGCCTAA
- a CDS encoding chemotaxis protein CheY produces the protein MPNKSLRILIADAQHFNRLRIERLFNQLGYFRVAPVQSLDELLPLVEYGCEPLDLVLINGAMASEGLDLLDFFADNPQVHQAFIFNEQQAPLPPIAGNVQVSRTALPDLVCITQLMSAVDRRLPFVGTVISVR, from the coding sequence ATGCCGAACAAATCCTTGCGCATCCTGATCGCCGATGCGCAGCACTTCAACCGCCTGCGGATCGAGCGGCTGTTCAATCAGCTCGGCTACTTTCGCGTGGCACCGGTGCAGAGTCTCGACGAGCTCCTTCCACTGGTGGAGTACGGTTGCGAGCCTCTGGACCTGGTGCTCATCAATGGAGCGATGGCCAGCGAAGGGCTGGACCTGTTGGATTTTTTTGCCGATAACCCGCAGGTCCATCAGGCCTTTATCTTCAATGAGCAGCAGGCGCCGTTGCCGCCAATCGCGGGTAATGTCCAGGTCAGCCGGACTGCCCTGCCTGACCTGGTGTGCATTACGCAGCTGATGAGCGCCGTCGATCGGCGCCTACCGTTCGTCGGAACTGTCATTTCTGTCAGGTAG
- a CDS encoding response regulator transcription factor: MKSALIVEDHPVVRSMIKLVLKGEGFKQVYEASRGDEVLALIREHRPDVVLLDLGLPGVAGLEVMDRIKAENTRCRVVVFTSLEAQFYQDRCMRAGAVAYVSKSKALDDLKAAVNCVMAGYTYFAQTPSSSVSMGELQRSEKQLIDRLSNRELTILQYLARGSKNLEIAEVMHLSYKTVSTYKTRLTVKLNVSSSVHLRDFALRNHLI, encoded by the coding sequence ATGAAGTCAGCACTGATTGTGGAAGATCATCCGGTGGTTCGATCCATGATCAAACTCGTACTCAAAGGCGAAGGGTTCAAGCAGGTTTACGAGGCTTCCCGTGGCGATGAGGTCCTGGCGTTGATCCGCGAGCATCGACCGGATGTCGTGCTGCTTGATCTGGGCCTTCCCGGTGTGGCGGGGCTTGAGGTGATGGACCGTATCAAGGCCGAAAACACGCGATGCCGCGTGGTGGTGTTCACTTCACTGGAGGCCCAGTTCTATCAGGACCGCTGCATGCGTGCCGGGGCTGTTGCCTATGTTTCCAAGAGCAAGGCCCTGGATGACCTGAAGGCGGCGGTGAATTGCGTGATGGCCGGCTACACCTATTTCGCCCAGACGCCCTCCAGCTCAGTGTCGATGGGGGAGTTGCAACGCAGTGAAAAGCAGTTGATCGACAGGCTTTCCAATCGTGAGTTGACCATTCTGCAGTACCTGGCCCGGGGCTCGAAAAACCTGGAAATCGCCGAGGTCATGCACCTGAGCTACAAGACCGTCAGTACCTACAAGACCCGACTCACCGTCAAGCTCAACGTGAGCTCGTCGGTGCACTTGAGGGATTTCGCCCTGCGCAATCATCTGATCTGA
- a CDS encoding isochorismatase family protein: MNTVYAANFNGQKPTIDPNDSAMLLIDHQSGLFQIVKDMDVPQLRANAIALAKAATLLKMPVITTASVPQGPNGPLIPEIHEAAPHAQYVARKGEINAWDNPEFHAAVKATGKKTLVIAGTLTSVCLAFPSIAAVHEGYKVFAVVDASGNHSKLATDLTVARLAQAGVVPIDIMATLSELQGSWNRPDAEQWAAVYAQAMPHYQLLIESYLKAQQVANEHEALDSQR; the protein is encoded by the coding sequence ATGAACACTGTCTACGCGGCCAACTTCAACGGCCAGAAACCGACCATCGACCCCAACGACAGCGCGATGCTGTTGATCGATCACCAGAGCGGACTGTTCCAGATCGTCAAGGACATGGACGTGCCCCAACTGCGCGCCAACGCCATTGCCCTGGCCAAGGCCGCGACCCTGCTGAAGATGCCGGTGATCACCACCGCTTCCGTTCCCCAGGGGCCTAACGGGCCGTTGATCCCGGAAATCCACGAGGCCGCACCCCATGCGCAATACGTGGCGCGCAAAGGTGAAATCAACGCCTGGGACAACCCGGAGTTTCACGCGGCGGTCAAAGCCACCGGCAAGAAAACCCTGGTGATCGCCGGCACCCTGACCAGCGTGTGCCTGGCGTTCCCGTCCATTGCAGCGGTGCATGAAGGCTACAAGGTGTTTGCCGTGGTCGACGCCTCCGGCAACCACTCGAAACTGGCCACTGATCTGACCGTTGCCCGTTTGGCCCAGGCCGGGGTGGTGCCGATCGACATCATGGCTACGCTTTCGGAGCTGCAAGGTTCGTGGAACCGTCCGGATGCCGAGCAGTGGGCCGCTGTCTACGCCCAGGCCATGCCGCATTATCAATTGCTGATCGAGAGTTACCTCAAGGCCCAGCAAGTGGCGAACGAACACGAGGCGCTGGACTCCCAGCGCTGA
- a CDS encoding mechanosensitive ion channel family protein, which yields MLSFLTEHPLICAMVLILIDLGLWRLIGDNRNPWKLLLRVTIFALYSLLLFNEGLNPMEPPPWADNVPLHLAATGLQIGWWLFGARMLTVLIGAVMMQRVGHTGRLLQDLLGAVIFLIAIIAALAYVLDLPVKGVLATSGALAIIVGLALQSTLSDVFSGIVLNTTKPYQLDDYISIDGMEGKVTDIDWRATRMQTSQGSMAVIPNSLAAKAKIINFSRPSDIFGISISVELSPHARPNTVIDALKRAMQGCRLLLDEPAPNVALKNASSTGVEYEISGFVASMSEKREVRNQLYDLAYRHLQASGINLLSSVELDPPVNLTRQRALLDSSPIFSTLRQEEKDTFSQNMTLQTFRAGETILEGGEVSEHLFIIESGVVSVTLMRHGAPFESGRMGPGEVIGEAGILTDSALPAQFSAKTFCGLYRIEKSYLKPCLDARHDINDAMQALLDYRLHKAKTLTQELPVAQAKKGFLQWLRNRV from the coding sequence ATGCTGTCTTTCCTCACCGAACACCCATTGATCTGCGCCATGGTGCTGATCCTGATTGACCTCGGGTTGTGGCGTTTAATCGGTGACAACCGCAACCCTTGGAAGCTTCTGTTGCGGGTCACGATTTTCGCGCTATACAGCCTTCTGCTGTTCAATGAAGGCCTGAACCCGATGGAGCCGCCGCCCTGGGCCGACAACGTACCCTTGCATCTGGCGGCCACCGGATTGCAGATCGGCTGGTGGTTGTTCGGCGCGCGGATGCTGACCGTGCTGATCGGCGCGGTGATGATGCAACGGGTCGGGCATACCGGGCGATTGCTTCAGGATCTGCTCGGTGCGGTGATTTTCCTGATCGCGATCATTGCCGCCCTGGCCTATGTGCTCGATCTCCCGGTCAAGGGCGTGCTGGCGACGTCCGGTGCGTTGGCGATCATCGTCGGCCTGGCCTTGCAGAGTACCCTCAGCGACGTGTTCTCCGGGATCGTCCTGAACACCACCAAGCCGTACCAACTGGATGACTACATCTCCATCGATGGCATGGAGGGCAAGGTGACCGACATCGACTGGCGTGCCACGCGCATGCAGACCTCTCAAGGCAGCATGGCGGTGATTCCCAATTCACTGGCGGCCAAGGCCAAGATCATCAACTTCAGTCGGCCGAGCGATATTTTTGGCATATCCATCTCTGTGGAACTCAGCCCACATGCGCGACCGAACACCGTGATCGATGCCCTGAAGCGTGCCATGCAGGGCTGTCGCCTGCTGCTGGATGAGCCAGCGCCTAACGTCGCCCTGAAAAACGCCAGCAGCACCGGGGTGGAATACGAAATCAGCGGGTTTGTCGCGTCGATGAGCGAGAAGCGCGAGGTGCGCAATCAACTATACGACCTGGCCTACCGGCACCTACAGGCATCCGGGATCAATTTGTTGTCGAGCGTGGAACTCGACCCGCCGGTCAACTTGACACGGCAGCGGGCGTTACTGGACAGCTCGCCGATTTTCTCCACCTTGCGTCAGGAAGAGAAAGACACCTTCAGCCAGAACATGACACTGCAAACCTTCCGTGCCGGGGAGACGATTCTGGAAGGGGGGGAGGTCAGCGAACACTTGTTCATCATTGAGTCCGGCGTGGTCTCGGTGACGCTGATGCGCCACGGAGCACCATTCGAATCCGGCCGCATGGGACCGGGGGAGGTGATCGGCGAGGCGGGTATCCTCACCGACAGCGCGCTGCCTGCGCAGTTCAGCGCCAAGACCTTCTGTGGCCTGTACCGCATCGAAAAGTCCTACCTCAAGCCGTGCCTGGATGCCCGTCATGACATCAACGATGCCATGCAAGCCTTGCTCGATTACCGGCTGCACAAGGCGAAAACCCTGACTCAGGAGTTGCCGGTGGCGCAGGCGAAAAAGGGCTTTTTGCAGTGGTTGCGCAATCGGGTTTGA
- a CDS encoding transporter substrate-binding domain-containing protein: MNALRRLAGGVLIGLLLWASTVCAQQSLTLLGRSSVEGLSVRLSGTESRWLQQKGRLVLAVSAPDYPPFEFNTAGKVFEGVTADYAGLLEQLLNIVIEVRRYPSRADAVQAIKEGQADLLGTANRFEAEDPQLQMSSAYAVDQPVLVTRTDFPPVLDPTLAGKRLVMLYHYLPEYSVQQFYSRAQVQLFPSTLAAMGAVAYGQADVYLGDAINAHYLISKNYLDNVQLTDFSPMESGRFAFAMARDNDSLLRIVNKALAAITTNEQMNILRRWGANGVSIPGNQSLQLSVAEQRWLERHPRVKVAINENIPPISFIDSEGKFRGIGIDVLAKISLRTGLQFDIQGMKSVAEMMTAIKSGQIDVLAGIGLSSQREDELLFTRAFLSSPSVLVTREDTDSPRTLDDMAGRTLALTRGNIVGEYLRQYYPLIQLVDAPLSTDAMEMVAQGKAQGGINSLISARYLISRQYRDRLQVTSTVGTDPARSTLATGREATELHSILDKALLSIPPEEIDELTQPWRYDSMVEQSYWLRHRQAIVQAFAVAGALLLLALVGIVWQRRQIRQRQQLLGQLQEAKDAADEANRAKTTFLATMSHEIRTPMNALIGMLELALKRADEGETDRAAIEVASDAGQQLLDLIGDILDVARIESGHLSLAPERVNLHALVTSVCRVFEGLAVQKNLQWRVELDEHSDCDVMLDPTRFKQVLSNLLSNAIKFTREGQVSLTLRVRPQAPAHLAVSVCIEDSGIGISALDQQRLFSPFVQAGNSQQSARQGSGLGLVISRTLCEMMGGRLQLDSELGRGTRVDINLVLPALQALPAGGVPQDPAQLTTRALSILVVDDYPANRLLLSRQLSYLGHRVVQAEDGAQGLEQWRGQGFDLVITDCNMPQLSGYELAGAIREQERVQGLSSTLILGFTANAQVEEKARCLAAGMDDCLFKPIRLVDLQAWLAQWFSSASSTAIDDPGVAEFDLSGLERYADADRELFDQLLHDLALSNREDRVHLLALHAGGNRPGLGELAHRIKGGALMVRALALVECCEQLEQACNDGRAAMIDDAVDRLQQAMARLDQRLEQD; encoded by the coding sequence ATGAACGCTCTCCGACGACTGGCAGGTGGGGTGTTGATCGGCCTTCTTCTCTGGGCATCGACGGTCTGTGCACAACAGTCGTTGACCCTGTTGGGGCGCTCGAGCGTCGAAGGCCTGAGCGTCAGGTTGTCGGGAACCGAGTCGCGCTGGCTACAGCAAAAGGGCCGATTGGTGCTGGCTGTCTCGGCGCCGGACTATCCCCCTTTCGAGTTCAACACGGCGGGCAAGGTATTCGAAGGCGTGACCGCCGATTACGCCGGGTTGCTCGAACAATTGTTGAACATCGTCATCGAGGTCCGACGTTATCCGTCGCGGGCCGATGCGGTGCAGGCCATCAAGGAAGGGCAGGCGGACCTGCTGGGAACGGCCAATCGGTTTGAAGCCGAAGATCCACAGCTGCAGATGTCCAGTGCCTACGCGGTCGATCAACCGGTGCTGGTCACCCGCACCGATTTCCCTCCGGTACTCGACCCGACACTGGCCGGCAAGCGGCTGGTGATGCTGTATCACTACCTGCCCGAATACAGCGTGCAACAGTTCTATTCCAGGGCGCAGGTCCAGCTGTTTCCCTCGACATTGGCGGCGATGGGCGCCGTGGCGTACGGTCAGGCCGATGTCTACCTGGGGGATGCGATCAATGCCCATTACCTGATCAGCAAGAATTACCTGGACAACGTGCAGCTGACGGACTTCTCGCCCATGGAGTCCGGGCGGTTTGCCTTTGCGATGGCCCGCGACAACGATTCGCTGTTGCGCATTGTCAACAAGGCGCTGGCGGCCATCACCACCAATGAACAAATGAACATCCTGCGTCGTTGGGGGGCGAACGGGGTGTCTATCCCCGGCAACCAGTCCTTGCAATTGAGCGTGGCCGAACAGCGCTGGCTCGAACGCCACCCACGGGTGAAGGTCGCGATCAACGAAAATATCCCGCCGATTTCCTTTATCGACAGCGAAGGCAAGTTCCGCGGTATCGGCATCGATGTGCTGGCGAAAATCAGTTTGCGCACCGGCTTGCAATTTGACATCCAGGGCATGAAGTCGGTGGCCGAGATGATGACCGCCATCAAGAGCGGGCAGATCGATGTACTGGCCGGTATCGGCCTCAGTTCCCAGCGTGAAGATGAGTTGCTGTTCACCCGCGCGTTCCTGAGCAGCCCTTCGGTGCTGGTGACCCGCGAGGATACGGACAGCCCCAGGACGCTGGATGACATGGCGGGAAGGACGTTGGCGCTGACCCGGGGCAACATTGTCGGCGAGTACCTTCGCCAGTATTACCCGCTGATCCAACTGGTGGATGCGCCACTGTCGACGGACGCCATGGAAATGGTCGCCCAGGGCAAGGCCCAAGGCGGCATCAATTCCTTGATCAGCGCCCGTTACCTGATTTCCCGGCAATATCGCGATCGCCTGCAAGTGACCAGCACCGTGGGCACCGACCCTGCACGAAGCACCCTGGCGACCGGTCGCGAGGCCACCGAGCTGCATTCGATCCTGGACAAGGCGCTGTTGAGCATCCCTCCCGAAGAAATTGACGAGCTGACCCAACCCTGGCGCTATGACTCGATGGTCGAGCAGAGTTACTGGCTGAGACACCGGCAGGCGATCGTGCAGGCGTTTGCGGTGGCGGGTGCCTTGCTGTTGCTGGCGTTGGTCGGGATCGTCTGGCAGCGGCGGCAGATTCGCCAGCGTCAGCAATTGCTCGGGCAATTGCAGGAAGCCAAAGACGCGGCGGATGAGGCCAACCGGGCCAAGACTACTTTCCTGGCCACCATGAGCCATGAAATCCGCACGCCGATGAACGCGTTGATCGGCATGCTCGAACTGGCACTGAAACGGGCCGATGAAGGGGAGACCGACCGCGCCGCCATCGAGGTGGCGTCCGATGCCGGGCAACAGTTACTGGATTTGATCGGCGATATTCTGGACGTCGCGCGGATCGAATCCGGGCATTTGTCGCTGGCGCCGGAACGGGTCAATCTGCACGCGCTGGTGACGTCGGTCTGCCGGGTTTTCGAAGGGCTGGCGGTGCAGAAGAATCTGCAGTGGCGGGTCGAACTCGACGAACACAGTGACTGTGACGTGATGCTCGACCCCACGCGCTTCAAACAGGTGCTGTCCAATCTGCTGAGCAATGCGATCAAGTTCACCCGGGAAGGCCAGGTGAGCCTGACGTTGCGGGTGCGACCTCAAGCCCCGGCGCACCTCGCCGTCAGCGTATGCATCGAAGACAGTGGCATCGGCATCAGCGCGCTCGACCAGCAACGCCTGTTCAGCCCGTTCGTGCAGGCGGGCAACAGCCAGCAGAGCGCCCGGCAAGGTTCCGGTCTGGGACTGGTGATCAGTCGTACCCTGTGCGAAATGATGGGTGGCCGGTTGCAACTCGACAGTGAGCTCGGGCGCGGGACTCGGGTGGACATCAACCTGGTGCTGCCTGCCCTGCAAGCCTTGCCGGCGGGAGGGGTGCCCCAGGATCCGGCGCAGCTCACGACCCGGGCGTTGTCGATTCTGGTGGTCGACGATTATCCGGCCAATCGTCTGTTGCTCTCGCGGCAGCTGAGCTACCTGGGCCATCGCGTGGTGCAGGCTGAAGACGGGGCGCAGGGGCTGGAACAGTGGCGCGGGCAAGGGTTCGACCTGGTCATCACCGACTGCAACATGCCGCAGCTCAGCGGGTACGAATTGGCGGGTGCGATACGCGAGCAAGAGCGGGTGCAGGGGCTGTCGTCGACGCTGATTCTGGGCTTTACCGCCAATGCGCAGGTCGAGGAGAAGGCTCGATGTCTGGCGGCGGGCATGGACGACTGCCTGTTCAAGCCCATTCGCCTGGTGGATTTGCAGGCGTGGCTGGCCCAGTGGTTTTCCAGCGCGTCCTCAACGGCAATCGACGATCCTGGCGTCGCCGAGTTCGATTTGAGCGGGCTGGAGCGTTATGCGGATGCAGATCGTGAGCTGTTCGATCAATTGTTGCACGATCTGGCGCTGAGCAACCGCGAGGATCGCGTGCATCTGCTCGCCTTGCATGCCGGCGGCAATCGCCCGGGCTTGGGGGAACTGGCGCACCGGATCAAGGGCGGGGCGCTGATGGTGCGAGCGCTCGCCCTGGTCGAGTGTTGCGAACAGCTGGAGCAGGCGTGCAATGACGGCCGCGCGGCAATGATCGACGACGCCGTCGACCGGTTGCAGCAAGCCATGGCCCGCCTGGACCAGCGTCTGGAGCAGGATTGA